One Burkholderia sp. 9120 DNA window includes the following coding sequences:
- a CDS encoding long-chain fatty acid--CoA ligase encodes MDKIWLKSYPPGVPAEIDPTRYSSVAELLEEAFRDHRAKPAFVCMGKQISYGELDTLSRKLAAWFQSKGLARGSRIAIMMPNVLQYPVAIAAILRAGYVVVNVNPLYTPRELEHQLKDSGAEAIILLENFAVTLQAIVRNTAVKHIVVAAMGDLMGLKGSLVNFVVRRVKKMVPAWSLPGHVKFNTAISEGGRQSFKPVQQGPDDVAFLQYTGGTTGVAKGATLLHRNLIANVLQSEIWLEPVRAGRTDIDQFITVVALPLYHVFALTVCGLLTIRTGGLGVLIPNPRDIPGMIKALQGYQINTIPAVNTLYNAMLNSPDFHKLDFSKLLAANGGGMAVQEAVAKRWYERTHTPIIEGYGLSETSPCVTCNPVSVTEYSGTIGLPLPSTEISIRDDDNNEVPLGQPGEICIRGPQVMAGYWNRPDETAKVMTPDGFFKSGDVGFMNEGGFVKIVDRKKDMILVSGFNVYPNEIEDVVAKLPGVFEVAAVGIPDQHSGEAVKLFVVKKDQALTDADIFAYCKTQLTGYKRPKIVEFRTELPKSNVGKILRRELRDGRA; translated from the coding sequence ATGGACAAAATCTGGCTGAAATCTTATCCGCCCGGCGTTCCCGCAGAGATCGACCCGACCCGCTATTCGTCGGTCGCTGAACTGCTCGAAGAAGCCTTCCGCGACCATCGCGCCAAACCGGCGTTCGTCTGCATGGGCAAGCAGATCAGTTACGGCGAGCTCGACACGCTCTCGCGCAAACTGGCTGCGTGGTTTCAGTCGAAGGGTCTCGCACGCGGCTCGCGCATCGCGATCATGATGCCGAACGTGCTGCAATATCCGGTGGCGATTGCCGCCATCTTGCGCGCAGGGTACGTGGTCGTGAACGTGAACCCGCTTTATACGCCGCGCGAGCTGGAGCATCAGCTCAAGGACAGTGGCGCTGAGGCGATCATCCTGCTCGAGAATTTCGCGGTGACGCTGCAGGCGATCGTGCGCAATACCGCGGTCAAGCACATTGTCGTCGCGGCCATGGGCGATTTGATGGGTCTTAAGGGCTCGCTGGTCAACTTCGTCGTGCGTCGGGTCAAGAAGATGGTGCCGGCGTGGAGCTTGCCAGGCCACGTCAAATTCAATACGGCGATCTCCGAGGGCGGCCGGCAAAGCTTCAAGCCGGTTCAGCAAGGCCCGGACGACGTCGCGTTTCTTCAGTACACCGGCGGCACGACCGGCGTGGCCAAGGGCGCGACGCTGCTGCACCGGAATCTGATCGCCAACGTGCTGCAGTCGGAGATCTGGCTCGAGCCGGTTCGCGCCGGCCGCACGGATATCGATCAGTTCATCACCGTCGTGGCGCTGCCGCTTTATCACGTGTTCGCGCTGACCGTTTGCGGGCTGCTGACGATCCGTACCGGCGGCCTCGGCGTGCTGATTCCGAATCCGCGCGATATCCCGGGCATGATCAAGGCGTTGCAGGGCTACCAGATCAACACGATTCCGGCGGTCAACACGCTCTATAACGCGATGCTGAACAGCCCGGATTTCCATAAGCTCGATTTTTCGAAGCTGCTCGCGGCGAACGGCGGCGGTATGGCGGTGCAGGAAGCGGTGGCCAAGCGCTGGTACGAGCGCACGCATACGCCGATTATCGAAGGCTATGGGTTGTCGGAAACGTCGCCGTGCGTGACCTGCAATCCGGTGAGCGTCACAGAATACAGTGGGACGATCGGCTTGCCGTTGCCGTCGACGGAAATTTCGATCCGCGACGACGACAACAACGAAGTGCCGCTCGGTCAGCCGGGTGAAATCTGCATCCGCGGTCCGCAGGTGATGGCGGGTTACTGGAACCGGCCGGACGAAACGGCGAAGGTCATGACGCCGGACGGTTTCTTCAAATCCGGCGACGTGGGCTTCATGAACGAAGGCGGCTTCGTCAAGATCGTGGACCGCAAGAAGGACATGATTCTGGTGTCCGGCTTCAACGTCTATCCGAACGAGATCGAAGATGTGGTCGCGAAGCTGCCGGGCGTGTTCGAAGTCGCGGCGGTCGGCATCCCCGATCAGCATTCGGGCGAAGCCGTGAAGTTGTTCGTCGTGAAGAAAGATCAGGCACTCACCGACGCGGACATTTTCGCGTACTGCAAAACGCAGTTGACCGGCTATAAGCGGCCGAAGATCGTCGAGTTCCGCACGGAACTGCCGAAAAGCAACGTCGGCAAGATTCTACGCCGTGAGTTGCGCGATGGCCGGGCCTAA
- a CDS encoding M20 aminoacylase family protein — protein MKLIPEIQAAHGEIQTLRRTIHAHPELRYEETATADLVARTLESWGIETHRGLGKTGVVGVLKRGTSSRSIGLRADMDALPIQELNSFDHRSKNDGKMHACGHDGHTAMLLGAARHLVKHGEFDGTIVFIFQPAEEGGAGAQAMIDDGLFVKFPVDAVFGIHNWPGMPAGHFGVTEGPIMASSNEFRIEIKGIGSHAALPHNGRDPVFTAVQIANGLQGIITRNKKPLDTAVLSITQIHAGDALNVVPNDAWLAGTVRTFTTETLDLIEARMRKIAASTADAYDCSVNVHFHRNYPPTINSSEEARFAATVMKEIVGAENVDDSVEPTMGAEDFSFMLLAKPGCYAFLGNGDGGHRDSGHGAGPCMLHNASYDFNDELLPIGSTYWVRLAQRFLAEGR, from the coding sequence ATGAAACTGATCCCCGAAATCCAGGCCGCCCACGGCGAAATCCAGACTCTCCGACGAACCATCCACGCTCACCCGGAATTGCGTTACGAGGAGACGGCGACTGCAGATCTGGTCGCCAGAACCTTAGAATCCTGGGGTATCGAAACGCACCGCGGACTGGGCAAGACCGGTGTGGTCGGCGTACTTAAACGCGGCACGAGTTCGCGCTCTATCGGACTTCGGGCCGATATGGACGCGCTGCCGATTCAGGAGCTGAACAGCTTCGACCATCGGTCGAAAAACGATGGAAAGATGCACGCATGCGGCCACGATGGGCATACCGCGATGCTTCTCGGCGCGGCGCGGCATCTGGTGAAGCATGGCGAGTTTGACGGCACGATCGTCTTCATCTTCCAGCCGGCCGAGGAAGGCGGCGCCGGCGCGCAGGCCATGATCGACGACGGTCTGTTCGTGAAGTTTCCAGTCGATGCCGTGTTCGGCATCCACAATTGGCCGGGCATGCCGGCGGGCCATTTCGGCGTGACCGAAGGTCCGATCATGGCGTCGAGCAACGAATTTCGCATCGAGATCAAAGGTATCGGCTCGCACGCGGCGTTGCCGCATAACGGGCGCGATCCGGTCTTTACCGCCGTGCAGATTGCGAATGGACTGCAGGGCATCATCACGCGCAATAAGAAGCCGCTCGATACGGCCGTACTGTCGATCACGCAGATTCACGCTGGCGACGCGTTGAATGTCGTGCCGAATGATGCGTGGCTTGCGGGCACCGTGCGAACTTTCACCACCGAAACGCTCGATCTGATCGAAGCACGCATGCGCAAGATCGCAGCGAGCACCGCGGATGCGTACGATTGCTCGGTGAATGTACATTTCCACCGAAACTACCCGCCGACTATCAACAGCAGCGAAGAGGCTCGCTTTGCAGCAACGGTCATGAAGGAAATTGTGGGAGCGGAAAATGTCGACGACTCGGTCGAACCGACAATGGGCGCCGAAGACTTTTCCTTCATGCTGCTGGCGAAGCCGGGGTGCTACGCCTTTTTAGGCAACGGTGATGGTGGCCACAGAGATTCGGGCCACGGTGCGGGTCCTTGCATGCTGCATAACGCAAGCTATGACTTCAATGATGAGTTGCTGCCGATCGGCTCGACTTATTGGGTGCGATTGGCGCAGCGGTTTTTGGCTGAGGGACGATAG
- a CDS encoding molybdopterin oxidoreductase family protein: MNAPTEFARAVCPHDCPDTCAMRVTVEHGRAIKVVGDPDHPPTQGALCTKVSRYAERVHHPRRLTTPMKRVGRKGEGRFEPISWDEAFELAATRLSEIASRAPEAILPYSYAGTMGLIQGDSIAQRFFHKLGASQLDRTICAAAGAAGLKYTYGASVGMLTEFFAESEIILIWGSNPIASNLHFWTRAQEAKRRGARLIAIDPYRSLTAEKCHQHIALKPGTDGALALGMMNVLITENLLDHAYIVEYTVGFAELKVRALTYPPSRVAEICGIDEQVIFDLARLYGSTKKAAIRMNYGLQRVRGGGNAVRAIASLPSLTGAWRERAGGALLSSGGWAPVDSHALQRPDLMPGWPAKPSRVVNMNAIGDALLHPGDAAFGPKVEAIIVYNSNPVAVAPDSERVAAGFARDDLFTIVLEHFQTDTADYADLLLPATTQLEHLDVHKSYGHTHVMVNLPAIAPVGEARPNTEIFRGFARHMGLDEPALFESDETIARAAFRWQDKTLEGVSWETLKQTGWARLNLPDAPFAEGGFRTPSGKCEFYSERLAQQGLDPLPDYLPPYESADGAPELAARYPLAMISPPARNFLNSTFVNIESLRSTEGEPHLDMHPADAQLRDIVDGAQVRIFNDRGSMQARARVTDKARVGLVVGLSIWWKKLAPDGRNANQVTSQALTDLGGSATFYDCLVEVERV; this comes from the coding sequence ATGAATGCTCCGACTGAATTCGCCCGCGCCGTGTGTCCCCACGATTGCCCGGACACCTGCGCGATGCGCGTCACCGTCGAACATGGCAGGGCGATCAAGGTGGTCGGCGATCCCGATCATCCGCCGACACAAGGCGCGTTGTGTACCAAAGTCAGTCGCTATGCGGAGCGCGTGCATCATCCGCGTCGGCTGACCACGCCAATGAAGCGTGTCGGTCGCAAAGGCGAGGGCCGCTTTGAACCGATCAGTTGGGATGAGGCGTTCGAGCTCGCCGCAACCCGCCTGTCAGAGATTGCCAGCCGCGCACCGGAGGCGATCTTGCCGTACAGCTACGCCGGCACGATGGGTTTGATTCAAGGCGACAGCATCGCCCAACGATTCTTCCACAAACTCGGCGCATCACAACTTGACCGTACGATCTGCGCCGCGGCCGGCGCAGCCGGGCTGAAATATACGTACGGCGCGAGCGTCGGCATGCTGACCGAGTTCTTCGCCGAGAGCGAGATCATTCTGATCTGGGGCTCGAATCCGATCGCGTCGAACCTGCATTTCTGGACGCGCGCCCAAGAAGCCAAGCGGCGGGGCGCACGGTTGATCGCGATCGACCCGTATCGCTCGCTGACCGCCGAAAAATGCCATCAGCACATTGCGCTGAAACCCGGCACGGACGGCGCGTTGGCGCTCGGCATGATGAACGTGCTGATCACGGAGAACCTGCTAGATCACGCGTATATCGTCGAATATACGGTGGGTTTCGCTGAACTGAAGGTCCGTGCGTTGACCTATCCGCCATCGCGCGTCGCCGAGATTTGCGGTATCGACGAGCAGGTCATCTTCGATCTTGCGCGACTCTACGGCAGCACGAAGAAGGCCGCGATTCGAATGAATTACGGCCTGCAGCGGGTGCGCGGCGGCGGCAATGCCGTGCGCGCCATTGCCAGCCTGCCTTCGCTGACGGGCGCGTGGCGCGAGCGGGCCGGCGGTGCGCTGCTGTCGTCGGGCGGCTGGGCGCCGGTCGACTCGCATGCGTTGCAACGTCCGGATCTGATGCCCGGTTGGCCGGCCAAACCGAGCCGCGTCGTCAACATGAACGCGATCGGCGACGCATTGCTGCATCCCGGCGACGCCGCTTTTGGTCCGAAGGTCGAAGCCATCATCGTCTACAACTCGAATCCGGTGGCCGTTGCGCCGGATTCCGAGCGGGTCGCGGCAGGCTTTGCACGCGACGATCTGTTCACGATCGTGCTGGAGCATTTTCAGACCGACACCGCGGACTATGCCGACCTCCTGTTGCCGGCTACGACGCAACTCGAGCATCTCGACGTCCACAAGTCATACGGCCACACGCACGTGATGGTCAACTTGCCGGCGATCGCTCCGGTCGGTGAAGCACGGCCGAACACGGAGATCTTTCGCGGCTTCGCGCGGCACATGGGCCTCGATGAGCCGGCGCTGTTCGAGAGCGACGAAACCATCGCGCGAGCCGCATTCCGCTGGCAGGACAAAACGCTCGAAGGCGTGAGCTGGGAGACGTTGAAGCAGACCGGCTGGGCAAGGCTGAACCTGCCCGACGCGCCTTTCGCCGAGGGTGGTTTCCGCACGCCGTCCGGCAAATGCGAGTTTTACAGCGAGCGCCTCGCGCAGCAGGGGCTCGACCCGCTGCCGGACTATCTGCCGCCCTACGAATCCGCCGATGGCGCGCCCGAGCTTGCCGCCCGCTACCCGCTGGCGATGATTTCGCCGCCCGCGCGCAATTTCCTGAACAGCACCTTCGTCAACATCGAGAGTCTGCGTTCGACCGAAGGCGAACCGCATCTGGACATGCATCCTGCCGACGCGCAGTTGCGCGACATCGTCGACGGTGCGCAGGTGCGCATCTTCAACGATCGTGGCTCGATGCAGGCGCGTGCCCGCGTCACCGACAAAGCGCGCGTGGGACTCGTCGTCGGTCTGTCGATCTGGTGGAAAAAACTCGCACCGGACGGCCGCAACGCAAACCAGGTCACCAGTCAGGCGCTCACCGATCTAGGCGGATCGGCCACGTTCTACGACTGCCTTGTCGAAGTCGAGCGCGTCTGA
- a CDS encoding porin yields the protein MKKSLLALAALGAFAGVAHAQSSVTLYGIIDEGFNINTNAGGKHLYNLSSGVLQGSRFGLRGTEDLGGGLKAIFVLENGFDVNSGKLGQGGLMFGRQAYVGLSSQFGTVTLGRQYDSVVDYVGPLEVGDQWGGYIAAHPGDLDNFNNAYRTNNTVKYTSANYGGLTFGGTYSFGGVAGNVTSNQIWSLGAGYNNGPLVLGVGYLNARTPSASGGLFNDSGTTQTAAQNIGAQSPVYAGFASANTYQVIGAGGAYTFGAATIGATYSNIRFGNLASSFTAPALAAYKGQSATLNNAELNFKYQLTPALLIGAAYDYTRGVEIAGASRAQYHQGAIGVDYFLSKRTDVYVTGVYQHAVGDTLNAAGQTVATTAAINGLTPSQNQNQLTARIGIRHKF from the coding sequence ATGAAAAAGTCGCTTCTCGCTCTCGCAGCACTGGGCGCATTCGCAGGCGTGGCACATGCGCAGAGCAGCGTGACCCTGTACGGCATTATTGATGAAGGCTTCAACATCAATACCAACGCGGGTGGCAAGCACCTGTACAACCTGTCCAGCGGCGTTCTGCAAGGCTCGCGTTTCGGCCTGCGCGGCACGGAAGATCTGGGCGGCGGTCTGAAGGCAATCTTCGTGTTGGAAAACGGCTTTGACGTGAACAGCGGCAAGCTGGGTCAAGGCGGCCTGATGTTCGGTCGTCAAGCTTACGTCGGTCTGTCGAGCCAGTTCGGCACGGTCACGCTGGGTCGTCAGTACGACTCCGTCGTCGACTATGTCGGTCCGCTGGAAGTCGGCGACCAGTGGGGCGGCTACATCGCTGCTCACCCGGGCGACCTCGACAACTTCAACAACGCGTACCGCACCAACAACACGGTCAAGTACACGAGCGCAAACTACGGCGGCCTGACGTTCGGCGGCACGTATAGCTTCGGCGGTGTTGCGGGCAACGTTACGTCGAACCAGATCTGGTCGTTGGGCGCTGGCTACAACAACGGTCCCCTCGTTTTGGGCGTTGGTTACTTGAACGCACGCACCCCGTCGGCTTCGGGTGGCCTGTTCAACGACAGCGGCACGACGCAGACTGCAGCGCAAAACATCGGCGCCCAGTCGCCGGTTTACGCTGGCTTCGCATCGGCTAACACGTACCAGGTCATCGGTGCGGGCGGTGCATACACGTTCGGCGCAGCAACGATCGGCGCAACGTACTCGAACATCCGCTTCGGCAACCTGGCTTCGTCGTTCACGGCGCCGGCTCTGGCGGCTTACAAGGGCCAATCGGCTACGCTCAACAACGCGGAACTCAACTTCAAGTATCAGTTGACCCCGGCATTGCTGATCGGCGCTGCATACGACTACACGCGCGGCGTGGAAATCGCTGGCGCATCGCGCGCTCAATACCACCAAGGCGCGATCGGCGTGGACTACTTCCTGTCGAAGCGTACCGACGTGTACGTGACGGGTGTGTACCAACACGCTGTGGGCGACACGCTGAATGCAGCTGGCCAAACGGTCGCGACAACGGCTGCCATCAACGGCCTGACGCCTTCGCAGAATCAGAACCAGTTGACGGCTCGTATCGGTATCCGCCACAAGTTCTAA